Proteins co-encoded in one Malus sylvestris chromosome 7, drMalSylv7.2, whole genome shotgun sequence genomic window:
- the LOC126629730 gene encoding uncharacterized protein LOC126629730 translates to MPVSGNEETGVKSVTQKSSDYSAGVPIKKRRFFMSPPSPPPEEPSLFPEKIDSILKEQSSPARGLTPSFVSITSSGLSDAKKIPESDYRRGNSDIANVSVAQGNDNMFKVKLEEPIPGIHSSALDDIRRKGKLILSDNPAPELTLRKSELTLAPNEALAATVGKEILHSQSKVEVKCKEEMPAVAEGTELSLGLKEHLAPAVTGPVIGGDWSYRNQDNLEPMSLNLSLSEEKTSSQCESSGKGLSSLGADMSECRANWDLNTPMDAWTDTVIDSSISFDESNATGGPDCKTGLVGAGVNKEKLSIVESQNRANETDSSTLANQYKSNDSLLLHLSSPSLQSNQCQNPSSSSSRMDLHRVISAINSHRLSGPIRNLNLGNYKTVKSEPFDEGVKLDVNVSKPSNTGLVDCSRAVKCGVVEQGNLGAVKSSNTSTQKSVDPRPIKSEPTHVDTRETIKSIEGTSVQLDKHLIQGVDNHSGDMTLPMTSEMSCRDGKTDLTMSRDVTKHSGNVNEYAPMEACQIKDQVAASQGLDTKGNNTRTEDGNIDRESCKLKCMNDQLLDSRGSGEDCASDEEKINISADMLEDSYGSDCESDGARALETAMDTKQDGKGNDYEDGKVQVSVELTAVEEPICKAREVEHDDNDDLDNKGTEFVGPINNVHLTSFYNEAKDNKDNLAETSNNNYTESFDVVLNDKSDKGSNEDMCLQEPLAVENLTSGAGVEGSAEPDDQSGKMDAQKCQDAEFSEQVTNGSQGTVVDIGQCIKLNVNNTDLAPMSDSNLSKTSGSGDNAAKDTSYGGQRSRIITLPRSSTVSPSKSRSISGQPLPSRVGKEILPDVATEEDNIHSRGRVEPYIDRNPVFSRERYQDQSLRYYRLAPRRGRGRMNSRGDWGSDRNYASELYNNQTNYRVPRHKYALDVSDADLEYNTYNMASDSAFAGTGRGGRNLSNDGPLPYHIPSRRRSPVGAHMPRQNPRNISPTRCMGEDAPNLVGMRHNEKFMRGFPNDFANPMFTRTQPSYDRVDGQFGRGNRNFSFVQRRGIPRVRSKSPIRSRTRSPGPWPSPRRRSPDGFGGPRELTHRRSPPVYRMGRFRSPDGPCFPGEMVIRRNPSNDLRNMDSGRDHGPTRSVIPNRSPSGRNLVRNRRFDVIDPRERPNNDDYFGGPMHSSRLHELGGDGNGDERRRFGERRGPVRSFRPYNGADGETFHLNGEDGPRPLRFFPDDSTEFQERGNLRGRDFDRRIKNRPGNAPRRIRGIEDQEANYKHVEQPWHDGGFDDTSQVKRTRF, encoded by the exons ATGCCGGTATCGGGAAATGAAGAG ACTGGGGTTAAATCCGTCACCCAGAAATCTAGTGATTATAGTGCAGGTGTTCCTATCAAGAAAAGGAGGTTTTTCATGAGTCCTCCTTCACCTCCTCCTGAAGAACCATCTTTGTTTCCAGAAAAAATTGACTCAATACTGAAGGAACAATCTAGCCCAGCTCGGGGGTTGACTCCTTCATTTGTTAGTATCACCAGTTCTGGACTTTCTGATGCCAAAAAGATTCCTGAATCCGATTATAGAAGAGGAAACTCTGACATTGCAAATGTTAGTGTGGCCCAAGGAAATGATAATATGTTTAAAGTCAAACTCGAAGAACCCATCCCCGGAATTCACTCAAGTGCTTTGGATGACATCCGGAGGAAAGGGAAGCTTATCTTGTCTGATAATCCTGCACCTGAGTTGACTTTAAGGAAAAGTGAATTGACTTTAGCACCAAATGAAGCTCTTGCAGCTACTGTAGGGAAGGAGATTTTGCATAGCCAAAGTAAAGTAGAAGTGAAGTGTAAAGAAGAAATGCCTGCTGTTGCTGAGGGAACTGAATTGTCATTAGGTTTAAAGGAACATCTTGCTCCAGCTGTGACAGGACCGGTTATTGGTGGTGACTGGAGTTACCGGAATCAGGATAACTTGGAGCCTATGTCACTGAATTTGTCTTTAAGTGAAGAAAAAACCAGCAGCCAATGTGAAAGTAGTGGTAAAGGTTTGAGTTCCCTTGGTGCTGATATGAGTGAATGTCGAGCAAACTGGGATTTGAATACACCAATGGATGCATGGACAGATACTGTTATTGATTCTTCCATATCCTTTGATGAGAGTAACGCAACTGGTGGGCCGGATTGCAAAACTGGGTTGGTTGGAGCTGGtgttaacaaagaaaaactgTCCATTGTTGAGAGCCAGAACAGAGCTAATGAGACCGACTCATCCACACTTGCTAACCAGTACAAGTCCAATGACTCCCTTCTTTTGCACCTTAGTTCACCTTCCTTGCAGTCAAACCAGTGTCAAAACCCTTCTAGTTCATCCAGCAGAATGGATTTACATAGGGTGATATCTGCTATAAACTCACATAGATTGTCTGGGCCTATTAGAAATTTGAACTTGGGTAATTATAAAACTGTGAAATCAGAACCGTTTGATGAGGGTGTCAAGCTGGATGTTAATGTATCTAAACCCAGTAACACAGGACTAGTAGATTGTAGTAGAGCAGTAAAGTGTGGAGTTGTTGAGCAGGGGAATCTTGGAGCTGTTAAGTCTTCAAATACGAGCACCCAAAAATCAGTTGATCCTAGACCCATAAAATCTGAACCAACTCATGTGGATACTCGAGAAACCATCAAGTCAATTGAAGGAACATCAGTCCAACTGGATAAACATTTGATACAAGGTGTGGATAATCATTCTGGTGACATGACGTTGCCTATGACTTCAGAGATGTCTTGCCGTGATGGAAAGACAGATTTGACCATGAGCAGGGATGTGACAAAGCATTCAGGAAACGTTAATGAATATGCGCCTATGGAAGCTTGTCAAATCAAAGATCAGGTTGCTGCATCTCAGGGTCTTGATACTAAGGGAAACAATACGAGAACAGAAGATGGTAATATTGACCGTGAGAGTTGTAAATTGAAGTGTATGAATGATCAGTTACTTGATTCACGGGGAAGTGGTGAGGATTGTGCCAGTGATGAGGAAAAGATTAATATATCTGCGGATATGCTGGAAGATTCTTATGGTTCTGATTGTGAATCAGATGGTGCTCGTGCTTTAGAAACAGCTATGGATACTAAACAAGATGGTAAGGGTAATGATTATGAAGATGGCAAGGTCCAAGTGTCAGTTGAGCTTACTGCTGTAGAGGAACCAATATGTAAGGCAAGAGAAGTGGAACATGATGATAATGACGATTTAGATAATAAAGGGACGGAGTTTGTGGGACCTATTAACAATGTTCATCTTACTTCATTCTATAATGAGGCAAAAGACAACAAAGACAATCTTGCTGAAACAAGTAACAATAATTATACAGAATCTTTTGATGTAGTTCTTAATGATAAATCTGATAAGGGCTCTAATGAAGATATGTGTTTGCAAGAACCATTAGCTGTTGAAAATCTAACCAGCGGAGCTGGTGTTGAAGGGTCAGCAGAACCTGATGACCAATCGGGGAAGATGGATGCCCAGAAATGTCAGGATGCAGAGTTCTCCGAGCAAGTCACTAATGGAAGCCAAGGAACTGTAGTGGATATTGGTCAGTGTATAAAGCTGAATGTAAATAACACTGACCTGGCACCAATGAGTGACTCAAATTTGTCCAAAACATCTGGTAGTGGTGATAATGCTGCTAAGGATACCAGTTATGGAGGACAACGGAGCCGGATAATAACTTTGCCTCGATCTTCAACTGTTTCTCCGAGTAAATCGAGGTCTATTTCAGGACAGCCTTTGCCATCAAGAGTTGGAAAAGAAATATTACCTGATGTAGCAACAGAGGAAGATAATATACATTCTCGAGGGAG AGTTGAACCATATATTGACAGAAACCCCGTATTTTCAAGGGAGCGATACCAAGATCAATCACTGAGATATTATAGATTGGCTCCTAGACGTGGTAGAGGGAGGATGAATAGTCGTGGTGATTGGGGTTCTGATCGTAACTATGCTTCGGAGCTTTATAATAATCAAACAAACTATCGTGTCCCCAGGCATAAATATGCCCTCGATGTTTCTGATGCTGACCTTGAATATAATACTTACAATATGGCTTCAGATAGTGCATTTGCTGGTACAGGTCGTGGAGGAAGGAATCTTTCAAATGATGGACCACTTCCCTACCATATACCCTCAAGGAGGCGGTCTCCTGTTGGAGCACACATGCCTCGCCAAAATCCAAGAAATATTAGCCCAACCAGATGCATGGGTGAAGATGCTCCAAATTTGGTTGGAATGAGGCATAACGAGaagtttatgaggggtttcccTAATGATTTTGCAAACCCCATGTTCACTCGTACCCAACCTTCATATGACAGAGTAGATGGTCAATTTGGACGAGGAAATCGGAACTTTTCTTTTGTACAGAGGAGAGGGATTCCTAGAGTTCGGTCAAAATCACCAATAAGGTCCAGGACTCGCTCTCCTGGGCCATGGCCGTCTCCTAGAAGAAGATCCCCAGATGGGTTTGGTGGTCCTAGAGAACTAACTCATCGAAGGTCTCCACCAGTTTACAGGATGGGGAGGTTTAGATCCCCCGATGGCCCATGTTTTCCCGGAGAGATGGTGATTAGGAGGAATCCGTCAAATGATTTGAGGAATATGGATTCTGGAAGAGACCACGGTCCTACAAGATCTGTTATTCCTAATAGGAGTCCTTCTGGCCGGAATTTAGTCAGAAACAGGAGATTTGACGTCATAGATCCTCGAGAGAGGCCAAATAATGACGATTACTTTGGTGGCCCCATGCATTCTAGTCGTTTGCATGAGCTTGgtggtgatggaaatggtgatgaGAGAAGAAGATTTGGTGAGAGACGTGGACCTGTCCGTTCATTCAGACCTTATAATGGTGCTGATGGTGAGACATTTCATCTTAACGGAGAGGATGGACCTAGGCCTTTGAGGTTCTTCCCAGATGATAGTACCGAGTTTCAAGAAAGAGGCAATTTGAGGGGAAGGGACTTTGACAGAAGGATTAAGAATCGGCCAGGAAATGCACCTAGAAGAATAAGAGGGATTGAGGACCAAGAAGCTAATTACAAACACGTTGAGCAGCCTTGGCATGATGGTGGGTTTGATGATACGTCACAAGTGAAGAGAACAAGATTTTAA